The Equus quagga isolate Etosha38 unplaced genomic scaffold, UCLA_HA_Equagga_1.0 HiC_scaffold_3973_RagTag, whole genome shotgun sequence sequence tttcctttctgatattagtaatttctgtcttccctcttctctttgttattttgactggatatttctcaattttattggTCTTGTGAAAcaatcagcttttttcttttcattttctccattgatttcccACAATGACATTcgtttcctttctaatttttattatttcttttattgtgcttgctttgggtttaacttgctcttctttttattctttgctaagGTACATGCTTGCATTAGTGATTAGAGATCTTTGATTTTTCCAGTGTATTTGTTTGATGGCTTAAATTTCCCCCTGGATGCTGCTTTCACTACATCCAAGAACCTTTGCtgtgttgtgttttcatgtttttaattcaaaataatttttcctttttcttgagaCTTCTAGTTTGCTActatgtattatttagaagtgtatttttgAGTCACTGCGTATGAGGGGGTTTTCCAACTATTGCTGGTATTGCCTTCTAGAGGAATGCCTATGTGATGTGAGAGCCTATTTTGgatgatttctgttctttcaaatttgttaaggtgtgctttATGTCCCAGAATGTAGTttgttttggtgaatgttccatgtgaacctgagaagaatgtatattctgctgttctgTGAAGTATTCCACAGATTACAATGAAACCCAGCAGTTTCGCAGTGCTGTATATTGCACCTCTgtccttcctcacttcctgcctACTGAAATGTCTAATTCCCGAGGAGGAGGTGTTGACTTCTACAGCTGTGGTACTGGATCTGTCTGTTTCTCCTGCATTCGATCAGTTCCTCCCTGAGGTGTGTTGCCCCTCTGTTGTTAGGCAGCTGCACATGCAGCGTTGCTGTGCCTTCTCAGAGAATAGGCCCCTTTATCAGTACCTACTACCCCTCtatctctgcatcttcctcagTTTGAAATCTGCATTGTCTATGATGTCTATTCCTCTGGCCACTTCCTTTGGATTCGTGTTGGCATggtctgtttttctccatccctttaccctccatctctctctgactTTATACTTagagtgggtttcttgtagacagcatacagTGGAATTTTTTGAACTCTGTTACTGTGTCTTTCCGTTGTAATGAGACCATTGATGATTAAAGTGGTTAATGATTCAGTTGgattaatatttaccaaaattttagtttttccacttttacccttgtttgtttttgtcttccaccATTTTGCCACCTTCTCTGGCTAAAATTGAGAATTTACtgtaattgtttttttccctctcttagcatatcagttacaCATTgcttaaaaaacacattttagtgGGTGCCCTTGAGTTTTCAGCATACATTTACCACTAACCCACCCCTCTGCCAAGTGACACTGTGCCACTTCACCATGTGCAAGTACCTCTTAACACCCTGTCCccaattttcctttccctgtgccttgtcacattgctgtcatttatttctcttgtccATAAGCTTCTCATTCCCAAATTCATTCTTCCTAACGTTAGTTTAAACAAAGTGTCATCTGTTGTATTAAttataagaaacataaaagatatgTCCCCTCCTTTTTGCTTCTTCTAATCCCCTACCtttatcatttacattctttctgATATACTTTCCCACAATTTCATTCCAAGTATGTGTACTTGGGACgaatttcctcaaattttgtctcagaaagtccttatttcttctttgtactgaaggataattttgcttgaCCGAATTCTAGGCAAGTGAGTTTTATTTTGAACACTCTAATTCTTTCAGTCTCCTCTGCTCTTGTTGCATGGTTTTTGAGAAGTGGTCCAATTTAattcaaatctttgtttctttctgtcgAAGGTGTGTTTCTTCTCTGGCACTTTTTAGCACATTCTCTGTCTGTGATGTTTCTCTAGTTTCCGTGTGATATCCTTGTGTGTGCACTTTTGTACTTTATCATGTTTAGTGTTTATGAGCCTCCTGGATGGACAGTGTGCTGGCTATCATTAACTTTAGGGGAATTTGGTGACTATTacttcatgttttcttctgtctcttttcctccagGTATTCCCATTATCTGCATTTTAAGCCTTCATTTAAACAGGGTTGTCCTAGGCTTCGTGGAAATTGTGTCCtgtctgttttgttatttttcctttgcattatATTCTGgtgaaatagacatttttctttttttttagtacagGGCTTATTAAGAACAGACTATGTGAGGCATATTTCAAAACGCcatcttttgttttgtctttcccaAGTTTGGAGACTCTGGTTTGTCCTATGACCTCAAGGCTCTCCTGGATCTAAGAAAGGTTGTTCATGtcaagtttattcattttcttcttgtgagaTCAAGAACGACAGCTTCTAAGCTCCTTAGGTGCAGGATCAGAAGTCAGCAGGGCATCATCGAGAGTGGCTGGTGGGAAACACTTCCTCTTGAAGTTGGAGAAAGggaattttatgttgttttggaGGAAACCGCTGTTAAATCCCtcatgtattttataatcatGGGCAAATATAACATCAAACCATTGTGGACTTCAAGGAACTCCGTTGCAATCTGCAgctcttcttttttgtcttcaaagattggcacctgagctaacatctgttggcaatctacTTGTGggttctttttctgctttttctcccccaatccccccagtacatagttgtatattatagtggtggctgcctctggttgtgctatgtggaacactgcctcagcatggcctaacaagcggtgccatgtccgcacccaggatccaaaccagtgaaaccctcgcctgccaaagtagagtgcgcgaacttaaccactcagccacggggccggccccaatctgCAGCTCTTAACCTACCCCTCAAGGGGAGCAAAGCTCAGGGTACACTGTTAGCATTTGACCAGAAAGAGCTCTTATGGCACATTATCATCTCACAATGTATTGTAAAATTAGTGAGAAGTAGCTTTGAGACCCATAAGTAAAGTTATcttatggtctttttttttcttctttgcttttttttctgctttatcgcCCCAGatccccccatacatagttgtatatcctaattgtgggtccctctagttgtggcattggCCTAAGTTTTCATGGCTTCTTCCTTGTGCCTGAGCTCTCAGTTCATAATAATTCCACCCCATGAAATCATCCAGAGTGAGAAAGGTACAACTGAGTCTATGATACATGCTACACAAGTTAAAAGCAGCGTCTCACCACAAGAATATTTCCTTTCAGCCAGCTGCATCTGATTACCTGTAATGGCATGGAGTAGTTTAGGACAATGTGGGCAGCTGGGCTTGGTCAAAGTGTGATTTCACAGGCCTCTTGGACTCTCAGTTTGGTGATGGGACCAGACCAAAAAGCTTCCAGTTGTtcactatgttttttttttttttttaaagattttattttttcctttttctccccaaagccccccagtacatagttgtgcattcttcgttgtgggttcctctagttgtggcatgtgggacgctgccccagcgtggcttgacgaacagtgccatgtccgcgcccaggattcgaaccgtcgaaacactgggccgcctgcagcggagcgcgcgaacccaaccactcggccacggggccagcccctgttcactATGTTTTTATTCACTGAAACGTCCCATAGTATTCACCCTCTGCCTCATGGAGTGCTGTAACTGGTGGGTAAtatgaaagaagatgaaagaacttCTCTTATGAAGAATCATTGGTCCACAAAtgatatttgtttcatttgtataGTATTTCTGTCAATTCCCAAAATGTTCTGGAACTTGTTATTAGAGAGAAATCAGATGTAATGTCATCacagtaaaatgtaaatatttccatgTGTTCATAACATTGTTAAATTGATGAGCAAGTGTGTACAGAAAAAAGGGACTTTGTGATGATCACAACATAGAATGAATGTTTGGACATAAGAATCNNNNNNNNNNNNNNNNNNNNNNNNNNNNNNNNNNNNNNNNNNNNNNNNNNNNNNNNNNNNNNNNNNNNNNNNNNNNNNNNNNNNNNNNNNNNNNNNNNNNACTTTGTGATGATCACAACATAGAATGAATGTTTGGACATAAGAATCGCATGTAACCTTCCTAGAATTGGAGTATAGATCCCCAGTGCTGTCAGGCTCATGTATCCTACTCTACACACTTTTGTGGTGTTTTAGGACTCAGTGGCCATTGAGGACGTGACTGTGAACTTCACCCCAGAGGAGTTGGCTTTACTGGATCCCTCACAGAAGAAACTCCACAGAGATGTGATGTGGGAAACCTTCAGGCACCTTGCCTCAGTAGGTAAGAATGAGGACATTCCTTCATGTCAGCAATGAAAGAACAAGTGGTTCTTGCCCATCATCAGTGTTCTAAGATGTAGAATGTGGAAAGGGGAGGTTGTTagtaaataaagtagaaatggcCATAGATTATCATAGACTTAGAATCTAGAAATTTGTGTGtaatttctaatatttggaaTAAACTTTGTGGGTCTGCATTTCAGGAATAACGTGGGAAGATTGTGATCTTGAAGATCAGTACAAAGACCAGGGGAGAAAAGTAAGGTGAGTCACACAATAGAAACCTCTGTCTCATGTGAGAATCCTTGTAtgttaagaaattgttttaaaaaagagcGAACAAAACCAATAGCCCTTGCTTCAAATTagctatttttagaaaattttcaccaAATATACTTTTTGAAATGTGATGTAGAGGTTCACTTTTTGCAGAATATTTCACTTAGAAGTAGTATTAGTGAACCCTATCTATGAATATCACTGTTTGAATAATGAGAAGGGTGAAATCCTCTTGCAGAAAATTCAGTATATTTAATTTCAGAGAATtcacagaagggagaaaacagaaacGTTTCCTATCAATCATAATAAACATAAGTATAAAATCATTAATAGACAAGTCGTTAACAATATGCTTCTCATTTCTACAGCAAGCATATGGTAGGGAGCGTCTGTGAAAGTGAAGATGGTAGTCAGTGTGGAGAAAACGTCAGCCTTCTTCCAAATCTCAGTCTGAACCAGAAAACTACAGGAGCTAAACCATGGGGATGCAGTGCATGTGGAAGAGCCTTCATGCATCATTCATCCCTTACAACGCACATTCGATGTCACACAGAACATAAACCATATGACTAtcaaaaatatagagagaagccatataaatgtaagcaatgtgggaaagccttcacttaTCTCACTTTACTTCAAgcacatgaaagaactcatactggagaaaaaccctatgaatgtaaaaaatgcagtaaagcattcagtTGTTCCCGTTATCTTTGACTTCATGAAAggattcatactggagagaaaccttatgagtgtgaaaaatgcagtaaagcattcacttgttcCCATtatcttcaaagacatgaaagaattcatactggagagaaaccctatgaatgtaagaaatgcagtaaagcattcacNNNNNNNNNNNNNNNNNNNNNNNNNNNNNNNNNNNNNNNNNNNNNNNNNNNNNNNNNNNNNNNNNNNNNNNNNNNNNNNNNNNNNNNNNNNNNNNNNNNNNNNNNNNNNNNNNNNNNNNNNNNNNNNNNNNNNNNNNNNNNNNNNNNNNNNNNNNNNNNNNNNNNNNNNNNNNNNNNNNNNNNNNNNNNNNNNNNNNNNNNNNNNNNNNNNNNNNNNNNNNNNNNNNNNNNNNNNNNNNNNNNNNNNNNNNNNNNNNNNNNNNNNNNNNNNNNNNNNNNNNNNNNNNNNNNNNNNNNNNNNNNNNNNNNNNNNNNNNNNNNNNNNNNNNNNNNNNNNNNNNNNNNNNNNNNNNNNNNNNNNNNNNNNNNNNNNNNNNNNNNNNNNNNNNNNNNNNNNNNNNNNNNNNNNNNNNNNNNNNNNNNNNNNNNNNNNNNNNNNNNNNNNNNNNNNNNNNNNNNNNNNNNNNNNNNNNNNNNNNNNNNNNNNNNNNNNNNNNNNNNNNNNNNNNNNNNNNNNNNNNNNNNNNNNNNNNNNNNNNNNNNNNNNNNNNNNNNNNNNNNNNNNNNNNNNNNNNNNNNNNNNNNNNNNNNNNNNNNNNNNNNNNNNNNNNNNNNNNNNNNNNNNNNNNNNNNNNNNNNNNNNNNNNNNNNNNNNNNNNNNNNNNNNNNNNNNNNNNNNNNNNNNNNNNNNNNNNNNNNNNNNNNNNNNNNNNNNNNNNNNNNNNNNNNNNNNNNNNNNNNNNNNNNNNNNNNNNNNNNNNNNNNNNNNNNNNNNNNNNNNNNNNNNNNNNNNNNNNNNNNNNNNNNNNNNNNNNNNNNNNNNNNNNNNNNNNNNNNNNNNNNNNNNNNNNNNNNNNNNNNNNNNNNNNNNNNNNNNNNNNNNNNNNNNNNNNNNNNNNNNNNNNNNNNNNNNNNNNNNNNNNNTGTCATGCAAACTTTGAGGATATGCAGGAATGCACACTAGAGGTAAAGCCAGGTAGATAGAAACAATTTGGGACTTTTCTCATCACACTTCTTTCTTGCAGGCATGAAAGAACTCACTGGATAAAAACGTCTTGAATGTTCacagcatgagaaagacttgagTTGGCCTACATCCTTCTATGTGAAactctcaccaaaaagaaatataaacataagtCATATGAGAAAGCTTCATGGAAATTAATTGGTACATGAGGTTCTAGAAAAGTTTCAACAGGAAAGAGTCATCATAAAAGTGtattgtatttattgtatttatcaaGCCTTTCTTAAACTGCAGCATTACACTGTGGATTTCTacttcagaaatgaatattgaggTGAGGTGATTATGCTAGTCATCCTTCATAAATAGTAAATAAGATTCATAGGTAGTACATTTCCCTGAAAtcagttagttttttttttattaatgttatgatagattacaaccttgtgagatttcagttgtacatttttgttagtcatgttgtgggtacaccccttccccctttgtgccctccccccaccccccccctttccctggtaaccaccgatcagatctccttgtcaacatactaacttccacctatgagtggagtcatatagagttcgtctttctcagactggcttatttcgcttaacataataccctcgaggtccatccatgttgctgtgaatgggccaattttgtctttatggctgagtagtattccattgtgtatatataccacatcttctttatccaatcatcagtttctgggcatgtaggttggttccacgtcttggctatggtaaataatgctgtgatgaacataggggtgcaacggactcttgggatttctgatttcaggttcttaggatagatacccagtaatgggatgactggttcatagggtatttctatttttaactttttgagaaatctccatactgttttccatagtggctgtaccagtttgcattcccaccaacagtgtatgagcgttcctttttctccacaacctctccaacatttgtcactcttggttttggatgtttttgccaatctaacgggtgtaaggtgatatcttagtgtagttttgatttgcatttccctgatgattagcgatgatgaacatcttttcatgtgtctattggccatattcatatcttcttttgagaaatgtctgttgatgtcctctgcccattttttgttcgggttgtttgtttttttgttgttaagctgtgtgagttctttgtatattatggagattaaccctttgtcggataagtggcttgtaaatattttttcccaattagtgagctgtttttttgtttcaatcctattttcccttgccttgaagaagctctttagtctgatgaagtcccatttgtttattctttctattgtttccctcaactgaggagttatagtgtctgaaaagattcttttgaaactgatgtcaaaaagtgtactgccctggggctggccccgtggccgagtggttaagtttgcgcgctccactgcaggcatcccagtgtttcattagtttgaatcctgggcacgggcatggcactgctcatcagaccacgctgaagcagcctcccacatgccacaactagaaggacccacaacgaagaatacacaactatgtacctgggggctttggggagaaaaaggaaaaaaataaaatctttaaaaaaaaaaagtgtactgcctatattctcttccagaagacttattgtttcaggcttaatctttaggtttttgatccattttgagtttattttggtgtgtggtgaaaaagaatggtcaattttcaatcttttgcatgtggctgtccagttttcccagcaccatttgttgaagagactttcttctctccattgtaggccctcagctcctttctcgaagattagctgtccatagatgtgtggttttatctctgggctttcaattctgttccattgatctgtggacctgtttttgtaccagtgccatgctgttttgatcactatagctttgtagtatgttttgaaatcggggattgtgat is a genomic window containing:
- the LOC124232258 gene encoding zinc finger protein 14-like, producing the protein DSVAIEDVTVNFTPEELALLDPSQKKLHRDVMWETFRHLASVGITWEDCDLEDQYKDQGRKVSKHMVGSVCESEDGSQCGENVSLLPNLSLNQKTTGAKPWGCSACGRAFMHHSSLTTHIRCHTEHKPYDYQKYREKPYKCKQCGKAFTYLTLLQAHERTHTGEKPYECKKCSKAFSCSRYL